The Primulina eburnea isolate SZY01 chromosome 8, ASM2296580v1, whole genome shotgun sequence genome contains a region encoding:
- the LOC140839946 gene encoding uncharacterized protein: MRLVRDLVLLCLCVWLFLLLRVIRAQSPPSSTSNSIFSNARALDALLQDYAYQAFVRPRTGIVYDGVVPSNLSGIQVSAMRLRSGSLRTKGVRMYKEFEIPRGVKGQPYTERLVLVYQNLGNWSMVYYPLPGYMYLSPILGLLAYDAADLMAKNLPVLDIKASGQPISIKFSELKSVPEGSVPKCASFDLNGSVSFSSVMSDNICTTFQQGHFSIAVESIAPAPAPFSFPSPPSPLPPPPRGISGAQEEQQGSNNSKVWIIVGSVVGGFALLIILGLVIVWLCRYKRRKKMHQMERAAEVGEALHMTTVGSSKAPVATGTRTQPTLETEYVP, encoded by the coding sequence ATGAGGCTTGTTAGAGATCTTGTATTGCTTTGTCTCTGTGTGTGGTTATTCTTGTTGCTGAGAGTCATCAGAGCTCAATCACCCCCTTCTTCAACTTCTAATTCAATATTTAGTAATGCACGGGCACTAGATGCTCTCCTCCAAGACTATGCGTACCAGGCATTTGTGCGTCCACGAACCGGTATTGTCTATGATGGGGTTGTCCCCTCTAATCTGTCCGGGATTCAGGTCTCGGCCATGAGACTCAGGAGTGGTAGCTTAAGGACAAAGGGTGTTCGTATGTACAAGGAGTTTGAGATTCCCAGGGGTGTTAAGGGACAGCCTTACACTGAGAGGCTTGTTTTGGTCTACCAGAATTTGGGCAATTGGTCTATGGTATATTACCCCCTCCCTGGTTACATGTATTTATCACCAATATTGGGCCTTCTAGCTTATGATGCTGCGGATCTTATGGCCAAAAACTTACCTGTGCTGGATATCAAGGCATCTGGTCAACCCATATCTATCAAGTTTTCGGAATTAAAGTCGGTGCCAGAAGGATCAGTTCCCAAGTGTGCATCATTTGATTTAAACGGTTCAGTTAGTTTCTCTAGTGTTATGTCAGATAATATCTGTACGACATTCCAACAGGGGCACTTCTCTATTGCAGTGGAATCAATTGCCCCAGCTCCTGCACCATTCTCCTTCCCTTCACCGCCATCCCCGTTGCCTCCTCCACCAAGAGGAATTAGTGGTGCTCAAGAAGAGCAGCAAGGGAGTAACAATTCCAAGGTCTGGATAATAGTGGGGTCCGTGGTAGGAGGATTTGCACTGTTAATCATTCTAGGACTAGTGATCGTGTGGCTGTGCAGGTATAAACGCAGGAAGAAAATGCACCAAATGGAGAGGGCAGCGGAGGTGGGGGAGGCTTTGCATATGACCACAGTTGGCAGCAGTAAAGCACCAGTAGCTACCGGAACAAGGACACAACCTACGCTTGAGACCGAATACGTACCCTGA
- the LOC140839945 gene encoding uncharacterized protein isoform X5, translating into MQNEAILENELKELLKEKDENLQKLRNLAKADKQYWIDREASFEEKIKQLQAEKDAQMQKEAILEDKIINLLREKDENLRNLAGQEETIRQLHGEKIACIQKEDMLEERYRQLQREKDAYLQKEISTEESIAALSNDSKKLQARVMELEESRKSLLKEKQELIEKVSSLQLHINNLESTITYSHPYMNNIGTSEDGNADHQREVMHPPSEKLVPENPELVEKVNGMYADSLPVGSNPADIAALSAVDNSTALTQDFALGAEGRKMMPVSHSARSLAEVTINFERNGEDVNGEDGSGMPKSSEEIVEADEIVQIPLGDSQTEDASLEVYEKNDASFIDAPLIGAPFRFISFVARYVSGADLVNKNAENSV; encoded by the exons AGAAATTTAGCTAAAGCAGACAAACAGTATTGGATCGACAGAGAG GCAAGCTTTGAAGAGAAAATCAAACAACTGCAAGCTGAAAAGGATGCACAGATGCAGAAAGAG GCTATTCTTGAGgacaaaataataaatttgcTAAGGGAAAAGGATGAAAACTTGCGAAATTTG GCAGGTCAAGAAGAAACAATCAGACAGTTACATGGTGAAAAGATCGCATGCATTCAGAAAGAG GATATGCTAGAAGAGAGATATAGACAATTACAAAGGGAAAAGGATGCTTACCTGCAGAAAGAG ATTTCAACTGAGGAATCAATTGCAGCTCTGAGTAATGATAGCAAAAAATTACAAGCTCGG GTGATGGAGTTAGAGGAGTCGAGGAAGAGTCTCCTCAAGGAAAAGCAAGAGTTGATAGAAAAAGTTTCCAGTTTACAGTTACATATCAACAATCTTGAGAGCACGATCACTTATTCTCATCCATATATGAATAACATAGGG ACTTCTGAAGATGGAAATGCAGACCATCAACGAGAAGTTATGCATCCACCATCTGAGAAATTGGTTCCAGAAAATCCAGAGCTAGTTGAAAAA GTTAATGGGATGTATGCGGATTCTCTACCTGTTGGTTCCAATCCGGCGGACATAGCTGCTTTATCTGCTGTTGATAATAGCACGGCTCTTACACAAGATTTTGCTCTTGGAGCTGAAGGCAGGAAGATGATGCCTGTATCACACAGCGCACGATCCTTGGCAGAAGTAACGATTAATTTCGAGAGGAATGGTGAGGATGTGAATGGTGAAGATGGTTCTGGAATGCCAAAATCCTCGGAAGAGATAGTGGAAGCTGATGAAATAGTGCAGATTCCATTAGGTGATAGTCAAACAGAGGATGCTAGTCTGGAGGTTTATGAGAAGAATGACGCCTCATTCATAGACGCCCCTTTGATTGGTGCTCCATTTCGATTCATATCATTTGTTGCTAGATATGTTAGTGGAGCTGATTTAGTTAATAAAAACGCTGAGAACTCAGTCTAA
- the LOC140839294 gene encoding uncharacterized protein, giving the protein MKGKQGSEDYRYRTIYYVEAVPFFVSSSKNLSSAPPGRVPPGLFPNGSLRNFNGDDNLDLFSKTRRPFSVTSAAHHPDVSLKLGRLSIGSAKQGKSGLDDLLSADGGKHDYDWLLTPPGTPLVPSSDGNESQHGLLAPRSSPLVRSVSTTKASRLSVSQSESNHAAKSTRSRSVTRSSVSSSQHNSYSNKSTSILNSSSASVSSYIRPSTPTNRTSGTTRASTPSARPTVSRSTTPSKSRTTPTASSVDKPKPSQNSRPSTPTSRTQVSANTISSAAWTRPSTPTRRNSAPSLSLVSGASVSGGHGHTNGRNVASVSRPSSPASRVCTPPQTIVLPDFPLEAPPNLRTTLTERSISAGRSRPGLALAAKGNVEPLATTVTAPRRQPSPVVTRGRAADPIGRGRPLVNGQLSNSMDYRRELSTRKPVSTSTDGTGFGRTISKKTPDIAARHMDIKSSSSLSRPVTVSNLFPQSIRSSNHKTHLSAASGNGCIPISRYGDIAENGNHINSFSESGSEEDKHLSSAKLANIDIYESSRYDMILLKEDLKNMSWLHSIDDKSDEGSLFDNGFERLPEPFDKE; this is encoded by the exons ATGAAAGGGAAACAAGGGAGTGAAGACTATCGTTATCGAACAATATACTACGTTGAAGCTGTCCCATTCTTCGTTTCAT CCTCAAAGAACCTGTCATCGGCGCCGCCCGGAAGAGTCCCGCCAGGACTCTTTCCAAATGGATCACTTCGTAATTTCAATGGCGATGATAATTTGGATCTTTTCTCCAAGACCCGCCGCCCTTTTTCCGTTACCTCAGCTGCTCACCACCCCGATG TATCTTTAAAGCTGGGGAGACTCTCGATTGGATCGGCTAAACAGGGGAAGAGTGGATTGGATGATCTGTTGTCAGCGGATGGCGGGAAGCACGACTATGATTG GCTTCTTACACCTCCTGGGACTCCTTTGGTCCCTTCTTCGGATGGAAATGAATCTCAGCATGGTCTTCTAGCTCCAAGAAGCAGTCCATTGGTCAGATCAGTCTCGACAACCAAGGCCTCAAGG CTGTCAGTCTCTCAGTCAGAGAGCAACCATGCTGCAAAATCAACACGTAGCAGATCGGTGACTCGTTCTTCTGTCTCTAGTTCCCAACACAATTCCTATTCTAATAAATCAACATCCATTCTGAACTCAAGTTCTGCTTCGGTATCTTCGTATATTAGACCATCCACTCCCACCAACCGCACTTCAGGGACCACAAGAGCTTCAACCCCTTCTGCACGCCCAACAGTGTCAAGATCTACAACTCCTTCTAAATCTCGTACCACTCCCACTGCATCTTCAGTGGATAAACCAAAACCATCGCAGAACTCAAGACCGTCTACTCCTACTTCCAGGACACAAGTCTCTGCAAACACGATCTCTTCTGCTGCCTGGACGAGGCCATCTACGCCTACTCGTCGAAATTCCGCACCATCTTTATCTCTTGTTTCTGGAGCTTCAGTCTCAGGTGGGCATGGTCACACTAACGGACGCAATGTTGCTTCTGTATCTCGCCCAAGCTCCCCGGCTTCACGAGTTTGCACCCCACCACAAACGATTGTACTCCCTGATTTTCCACTTGAAGCACCACCAAACTTGCGAACAACTTTGACAGAGAGATCAATATCTGCCGGTAGGTCCAGACCTGGACTGGCTCTGGCTGCCAAAGGCAATGTAGAGCCTTTGGCGACTACAGTCACTGCGCCAAGGAGACAGCCATCACCAGTAGTCACCAGGGGAAGAGCTGCAGATCCAATTGGAAGGGGTCGACCACTTGTGAATGGACAGCTGAGTAATTCAATGGATTATCGGAGAGAGTTGTCGACTAGGAAACCTGTCAGTACATCCACTGATGGCACTGGGTTTGGTCGGACAATTTCAAAGAAAACTCCTGATATTGCTGCAAGGCATATG GATATAAAAAGTAGCAGCAGTTTGTCTCGACCTGTTACAGTCTCAAATTTATTTCCTCAAAGCATTCGATCCAGCAACCATAAAACCCATCTTAGTGCAGCATCTGGCAATGGATGCATTCCAATCTCTCGTTATGGCGACATTGCAGAAAACGGGAATCATATTAACTCATTTTCGGAAAGTGGAAGTGAAGAGGACAAGCATTTATCTTCAGCAAAACTTGCCAACATCGATATTTATGAAAGCTCCCGGTATGACATGATTCTTCTTAAAGAGGACCTGAAGAATATGAGTTGGCTTCACAGTATTGACGACAAATCCGACGAAGGATCCCTCTTTGATAATGGGTTTGAGCGTTTGCCAGAACCATTTGACAAGGAATAA